The following coding sequences lie in one Capnocytophaga stomatis genomic window:
- the purD gene encoding phosphoribosylamine--glycine ligase, with amino-acid sequence MNILILGSGGREHAFALKISQSNQCENLYVAPGNGGTHQVATNININPTDFQAVKQIVLDKHIEMVVVGPEDPLVQGVYDFFKADTQLQHVQVVGPSREGAKLEGSKEFAKQFMQRHNIPTAKYESFTKETVEQGCKFLESMQPPYVLKADGLAAGKGVLIINDLNEAKTELKNMLLNEKFGNASQKVVIEEFLDGIELSCFVLTDGKNYKLLPTAKDYKRIGENDQGLNTGGMGAVSPVPFADADFMEKIETRIVKPTILGLQKDNIDYKGFVFIGLIKVKGEPYVIEYNVRMGDPETEVVLPRIESDLVPIFKTLKTQTLDSVSLAITPQSATTVMMVSGGYPEDYEKGKRISGIENVSGSIVFHAGTTLKDGELQTSGGRVLAVTSFGEDFKQALQKSYENIGKIHFDKMYFRKDIGFDL; translated from the coding sequence ATGAACATATTAATTTTAGGTTCGGGCGGACGTGAACACGCTTTTGCTTTGAAAATCAGCCAAAGTAACCAATGTGAAAACCTATATGTAGCTCCAGGAAATGGCGGAACGCATCAGGTAGCAACCAATATAAACATAAATCCCACTGATTTTCAAGCAGTGAAACAAATAGTGTTGGATAAGCATATCGAAATGGTTGTAGTAGGCCCTGAAGACCCTCTGGTACAAGGAGTTTACGATTTTTTCAAGGCAGATACACAATTGCAACACGTTCAAGTGGTGGGGCCATCACGCGAAGGAGCTAAATTGGAAGGAAGTAAGGAATTCGCCAAACAATTTATGCAACGCCACAATATCCCAACGGCTAAGTACGAGAGTTTTACCAAAGAAACCGTAGAACAAGGATGCAAATTTTTGGAATCAATGCAACCTCCTTATGTTTTAAAAGCCGACGGATTGGCGGCGGGCAAGGGAGTTTTGATTATTAATGATTTGAACGAAGCTAAAACCGAACTTAAAAATATGTTACTCAACGAGAAGTTCGGGAATGCAAGCCAAAAGGTTGTTATTGAGGAGTTCTTAGACGGAATAGAACTAAGTTGTTTTGTGCTTACCGATGGCAAAAATTACAAATTACTACCTACAGCCAAAGATTATAAACGTATCGGTGAGAATGACCAAGGCTTAAACACGGGCGGAATGGGAGCAGTGTCCCCGGTGCCTTTCGCTGATGCGGATTTTATGGAAAAAATAGAAACTCGTATCGTAAAACCAACCATTTTAGGGCTTCAAAAGGATAATATTGATTACAAAGGATTTGTTTTCATCGGGCTTATTAAAGTTAAAGGCGAACCTTACGTGATTGAATATAACGTGCGTATGGGTGACCCTGAAACGGAGGTAGTTCTGCCTCGCATTGAAAGCGATTTAGTCCCTATTTTTAAAACATTGAAAACACAAACCTTGGATTCGGTTTCTCTTGCCATCACGCCACAAAGTGCAACCACCGTGATGATGGTTTCGGGAGGTTATCCGGAAGATTACGAGAAAGGAAAACGAATTTCCGGAATAGAAAATGTGTCAGGAAGCATCGTTTTTCACGCAGGAACAACCTTAAAAGATGGCGAGTTGCAAACTTCAGGCGGACGAGTGCTTGCCGTTACTTCTTTCGGGGAGGATTTTAAGCAAGCCTTGCAGAAATCATACGAGAATATCGGAAAAATTCACTTCGATAAGATGTATTTCCGAAAAGATATCGGGTTTGATTTATAG
- a CDS encoding thymidylate synthase, giving the protein MQQYHNLLRHILENGHKKEDRTGTGTISVFGYQMRFDLSQGFPVVTTKKLHLKSIIHELLWFLKGDTNIKYLTDNGVRIWNEWANENGDLGPIYGHQWRNWNSEGIDQIKEVIETLQKNPDSRRMLVSAWNPSVLPDTSKSFSENVANGKAALPPCHAFFQFYVADGKLSCQLYQRSADVFLGVPFNIASYALLTMMLAQVCGLQAGDFVHTFGDVHIYNNHLEQVNLQLSREPRPLPLMKLNPEVTDLFSFKYEDFTLEGYDPYPAIKGEVSI; this is encoded by the coding sequence ATGCAACAGTATCACAATTTATTACGACATATTTTAGAAAACGGACATAAGAAAGAAGACCGCACAGGAACAGGCACCATTAGTGTATTCGGATATCAAATGCGGTTCGATTTAAGTCAAGGATTTCCGGTTGTTACTACCAAAAAGTTACATTTAAAGTCCATCATTCACGAGCTTTTGTGGTTTTTGAAAGGTGATACTAACATTAAGTATCTCACTGATAACGGCGTTCGTATTTGGAACGAGTGGGCGAATGAAAATGGCGATTTAGGACCTATTTACGGGCATCAATGGCGAAATTGGAACAGCGAAGGCATCGACCAGATTAAGGAAGTTATTGAAACGTTACAGAAAAATCCGGATAGCCGCCGGATGTTAGTTTCAGCTTGGAATCCTTCGGTGTTGCCCGATACTTCAAAGTCCTTTTCTGAAAATGTTGCCAACGGAAAGGCAGCTTTGCCTCCTTGTCACGCCTTTTTTCAGTTCTATGTGGCTGACGGAAAGCTCTCGTGTCAGCTTTACCAACGCAGTGCCGATGTATTTTTGGGCGTGCCTTTCAATATTGCCTCCTATGCCCTACTAACAATGATGCTTGCTCAGGTTTGCGGGCTACAAGCGGGAGATTTTGTGCATACATTCGGTGATGTTCACATCTATAACAATCATCTTGAGCAGGTGAATTTACAACTAAGCCGCGAGCCACGTCCTCTTCCCTTAATGAAACTAAACCCAGAGGTGACCGACCTATTTTCTTTCAAATACGAAGACTTTACTTTGGAAGGTTACGACCCTTATCCTGCCATTAAAGGAGAAGTTTCTATCTAA